The following proteins are co-located in the Microbacterium profundi genome:
- a CDS encoding RNA polymerase-binding protein RbpA: MADRSLRGIRLGAQSLQSEEGVVFMERRETTYKCDTCDHVTTLMFSADAEPPQTWECRSCGAEAVLRVDGKTITPDATDEKVARTHWDMLLERRSRAELEELLEERLAFIRARRGAGEDPTREKIGA; this comes from the coding sequence ATGGCAGATCGCAGCCTGCGCGGCATCCGACTCGGCGCCCAGAGCCTACAGAGCGAAGAGGGCGTCGTTTTCATGGAACGCCGCGAAACCACGTACAAGTGCGACACGTGTGATCACGTGACCACGCTGATGTTCTCGGCCGACGCCGAGCCGCCCCAGACCTGGGAATGCCGCTCCTGCGGCGCCGAGGCCGTGCTTCGCGTCGATGGCAAGACCATCACCCCTGACGCCACCGACGAGAAGGTCGCGCGCACCCACTGGGACATGCTGCTCGAGCGCCGCTCGCGCGCCGAGCTCGAAGAGCTCCTCGAGGAGCGCCTCGCATTCATCCGTGCCCGCCGTGGCGCAGGTGAGGACCCGACCCGCGAGAAGATCGGCGCCTAG
- a CDS encoding DEAD/DEAH box helicase, protein MTSPAERYAAARDAASHPETAAFALRQSFDLDPFQIEGCHALERGHSVLVAAPTGAGKTIVGEFAIHLAMQTPKDKAFYTTPMKALSNQKFRELVEVYGADQVGLLTGDTNINGNARIVVMTTEVLRNMIYADSAALADLRYVIMDEVHYLADRFRGAVWEEVIIHLPSQVRLVSLSATVSNAEEFGDWLDTVRGDTEVIVSEIRPVPLEQHVLVRDDLLPLFDDRAGVATATVNQELMRIRSFTGSRYDSNKRAQSYSSGTHAGRQSPRPQRGGRRPVRASNAQRIERMDRPEVIRLLERTNLLPAIFFIFSRVGCDAAVQQVRRSGLRLTTVEERAEIRELVEERTRSLQDEDLGVLGYFEWVENLERGIASHHAGLLPAFKEVVEELYRRKLVKVVFATETLALGINMPARTVVLEKMEKFNGEARVAITSGEYTQLTGRAGRRGIDVEGHAVVQWTEGMDPQAVAALASRRTYPLNSSFRPTYNMAVNLIDMFGRPRARQILESSFAQFQADRAVVGLARQVREAEESLAGYVTAMQCEHGDFLEYAGIRRELSDLEKKNRQDSHAPRAARDKRMKRIQSLRTKMQRHGCHGCPDREAHARWSERYWKLKRQTDRTRAQIETRTGTVARVFDRVVEVLASLDYVTGTGDETVLTEAGRTMRRIYGERDLLVAESLRQGLWKGLDAPSLAAMACCLVYEPRRDEANSGERGLPRGAFRGAFEKTSALWSELDDLEQDHHLPGSEPLAAGLSGAMHAWARGALLDRVLVDADMAAGDFVRWAKQTIDLLDQLSIVAEDADVARTARQALDGVRRGIVSYSSM, encoded by the coding sequence ATGACCTCGCCCGCCGAGCGGTACGCGGCCGCCCGCGATGCGGCATCCCACCCGGAGACTGCGGCCTTCGCGCTCAGGCAGAGCTTCGATCTCGATCCCTTCCAGATCGAGGGCTGTCATGCGCTCGAGCGGGGCCACAGCGTGCTCGTCGCGGCGCCGACGGGCGCGGGAAAGACCATCGTCGGAGAGTTCGCGATCCATCTCGCGATGCAGACGCCGAAGGACAAGGCCTTCTACACGACGCCGATGAAGGCGCTGTCGAATCAGAAGTTCCGCGAACTGGTCGAGGTGTACGGCGCCGACCAGGTGGGTCTGCTCACCGGCGACACGAACATCAACGGCAACGCCAGGATCGTCGTGATGACGACCGAGGTGCTGCGGAACATGATCTACGCGGACTCGGCCGCGCTGGCCGACCTGCGCTACGTGATCATGGACGAGGTGCACTACCTGGCCGATCGCTTCCGCGGTGCGGTCTGGGAAGAGGTAATCATCCATCTGCCCTCACAGGTGCGGCTGGTGTCGCTCAGTGCGACGGTCTCCAATGCCGAAGAGTTCGGCGACTGGCTCGACACGGTGCGCGGCGACACCGAGGTGATCGTCTCGGAGATCCGCCCGGTGCCCCTCGAGCAGCACGTGCTGGTGCGCGATGACCTGCTGCCGCTGTTCGACGATCGCGCCGGGGTCGCCACGGCGACCGTTAACCAGGAGCTCATGCGCATCCGCTCGTTCACCGGATCCCGCTACGACAGCAACAAACGGGCGCAGTCTTACAGCAGCGGCACGCACGCGGGCCGTCAGAGTCCCCGCCCGCAGCGAGGCGGACGTCGCCCGGTACGCGCGTCGAACGCGCAGCGGATCGAGCGGATGGATCGGCCGGAGGTGATCCGGCTGCTCGAGCGCACGAATCTGCTCCCCGCGATCTTCTTCATCTTCAGCCGCGTCGGCTGCGATGCCGCGGTCCAGCAGGTTCGCCGATCCGGGCTTCGTCTGACGACCGTCGAAGAGCGCGCCGAGATACGCGAACTCGTCGAGGAGCGCACGCGATCCCTGCAGGACGAGGATCTCGGTGTGCTCGGCTACTTCGAATGGGTCGAGAACCTCGAGCGGGGAATCGCCTCGCACCACGCCGGCCTGCTGCCCGCCTTCAAGGAGGTCGTGGAGGAGCTCTACCGCCGCAAGCTCGTCAAGGTCGTCTTCGCCACAGAGACGCTCGCGCTGGGCATCAACATGCCGGCCAGGACAGTCGTGCTCGAGAAGATGGAGAAGTTCAACGGCGAGGCGCGGGTCGCGATCACATCGGGGGAGTACACGCAGCTCACCGGTCGTGCGGGTCGTCGCGGGATCGACGTCGAAGGCCACGCTGTGGTGCAGTGGACCGAGGGGATGGATCCCCAGGCCGTCGCCGCTCTCGCGTCTCGGCGCACCTATCCGCTCAACTCCAGCTTCCGGCCCACCTACAACATGGCGGTCAACCTGATCGACATGTTCGGGCGTCCCCGTGCCCGCCAGATCCTCGAGTCGTCGTTCGCCCAGTTCCAGGCGGACCGCGCGGTCGTGGGTCTCGCCCGCCAGGTGCGTGAGGCGGAGGAATCGCTCGCCGGCTACGTCACCGCGATGCAGTGCGAACACGGCGACTTCCTCGAGTACGCCGGAATCCGTCGTGAGCTCAGCGACCTGGAGAAGAAGAACCGCCAGGACTCGCACGCACCGCGAGCAGCGCGCGACAAGCGCATGAAGCGCATCCAGTCCCTGCGCACGAAGATGCAGCGACACGGCTGCCACGGATGCCCCGACCGCGAAGCCCATGCCCGCTGGTCGGAGCGCTACTGGAAGCTCAAGCGTCAGACAGACCGCACCCGCGCGCAGATCGAGACCCGCACCGGCACGGTCGCACGTGTCTTCGACCGCGTCGTCGAGGTTCTCGCGAGCCTGGATTACGTCACTGGCACTGGCGACGAGACCGTCCTCACCGAGGCCGGTCGCACGATGCGCCGCATCTACGGCGAACGCGACCTGTTGGTCGCCGAATCGCTGCGCCAGGGGCTCTGGAAGGGCCTGGACGCGCCCTCGCTCGCCGCCATGGCGTGCTGCCTGGTGTACGAGCCACGAAGGGACGAGGCGAACTCGGGGGAGCGCGGGCTGCCGCGAGGGGCATTCCGAGGCGCCTTCGAGAAGACGTCGGCGCTGTGGTCGGAGCTCGACGACCTCGAGCAGGATCATCATCTGCCGGGCTCGGAGCCCCTCGCAGCCGGACTCTCCGGCGCCATGCACGCGTGGGCGCGCGGCGCTCTGCTCGATCGCGTGCTGGTGGACGCCGACATGGCCGCCGGCGATTTCGTGCGCTGGGCGAAGCAGACGATCGATCTGCTCGATCAGCTTTCGATCGTCGCCGAGGACGCCGACGTCGCCCGTACAGCCCGTCAGGCACTGGACGGCGTGCGGCGCGGCATCGTCTCCTACTCGTCGATGTGA
- a CDS encoding SPFH domain-containing protein produces MNDSSFIPTAIGWILAIAVIIFVVVTVARSIRIIPQATAGVVERLGRYHKTLMPGLNILVPFIDRLRPLIDMREQVVSFPPQPVITEDNLVVSIDTVVYFQVTDARAATYEIANYLGAVEQLTTTTLRNVVGGLNLEEALTSRDNINGQLRVVLDEATGKWGIRVGRVELKAIDPPLSIQDSMEKQMRAERDRRAAILTAEGTKQSAILEAEGARQAEILRAEGDKQAAVLRAQGEAEAIQNVFASIHQGAPDDKLLAYQYLQMLPKIADSESSKLWLIPSELTEALKGIGSAFTPRPSTGQPPAGTPGA; encoded by the coding sequence CCTCGCGATCGCCGTGATCATCTTCGTGGTGGTGACAGTCGCGCGCTCCATCCGCATCATCCCGCAGGCCACGGCCGGCGTGGTCGAGCGCCTCGGCCGCTATCACAAGACCCTCATGCCGGGCCTCAACATCCTGGTGCCGTTCATCGACCGCCTCCGGCCGCTCATCGACATGCGCGAGCAGGTCGTGTCCTTCCCGCCGCAGCCGGTGATCACCGAAGACAACCTCGTGGTCTCGATCGACACGGTCGTGTACTTCCAGGTCACCGACGCCCGCGCCGCGACCTACGAGATCGCGAACTACCTCGGTGCCGTCGAACAGCTCACCACCACGACTCTGCGCAACGTGGTCGGCGGGCTCAATCTCGAAGAGGCGCTCACCAGCCGTGACAACATCAACGGCCAGTTGCGCGTGGTGCTCGATGAGGCCACCGGCAAGTGGGGTATCCGCGTCGGACGCGTCGAGCTCAAGGCCATCGACCCGCCCCTGTCGATCCAGGACTCGATGGAGAAGCAGATGCGCGCCGAGCGCGACCGCCGCGCCGCGATCCTGACGGCGGAGGGCACCAAGCAGTCGGCGATCCTCGAGGCCGAGGGTGCTCGTCAGGCAGAGATCCTTCGCGCCGAGGGTGACAAGCAGGCTGCTGTCCTGCGCGCACAGGGTGAAGCCGAGGCGATCCAGAACGTCTTCGCCTCCATCCATCAGGGCGCGCCGGATGACAAGCTCCTCGCGTACCAGTACCTGCAGATGCTGCCGAAGATCGCAGACAGCGAGTCCAGCAAGCTCTGGCTCATCCCGAGCGAGCTCACCGAGGCGCTTAAGGGCATCGGCAGCGCGTTCACTCCGCGCCCCAGCACCGGTCAGCCGCCTGCGGGCACTCCCGGCGCGTGA
- the lnt gene encoding apolipoprotein N-acyltransferase: MPTPSAERTRRPRPVLQRPLLPLWLAVLAAAASGFLMNLAYPGASVWPFAFVGVALLLLALIGRRAGGALLVGLIYGAVFFFLLVSWTSRYLGVIPWAALASLEAVITAVAVIPIALAYRWLPRAFPGPVGRLVGLPAAIGALWVGRELLLGSWPYTGFPWARLGMTQSESPLATLSSWVGVSGLSFLIVFAVAMLVESVRMRLWRCPVALLVPAALVLVMIITPAFPTTAVGTMRIGAVQGNGPTGYFDEREPYSVIQAQTAATEPLFGEEMDLLVWPEGGLDYDPFQDPGLARRMTLIANRVEAPLLANAATGRGDENFNTSMLWTQDGTAEQTHDKRFPVPFGEYVPDRDFYYAIVPDLIGLIGREYTHGTNPPLVDVDGTPVGLAICFDVIYDEVIREGIQGGAQVLVFQTNNADFRGTDENLQQLAFARMRAIETGRSVVNISTVGRSQMISPSGTTTASLDADEAGALLEDVELRTGLTAGVVLGPWVQQLLLWGGLGALLFGWWRARRRL, translated from the coding sequence ATGCCAACGCCCTCAGCCGAACGAACACGTCGGCCCCGCCCCGTCCTGCAGCGCCCTCTGCTGCCGCTGTGGCTCGCGGTGCTGGCCGCCGCGGCGTCAGGGTTCCTCATGAATCTGGCGTACCCGGGGGCGAGCGTCTGGCCGTTCGCCTTCGTCGGGGTCGCCCTGCTGCTGCTCGCGCTCATCGGCCGCCGGGCAGGGGGAGCACTGCTGGTCGGGCTGATCTACGGCGCCGTGTTCTTCTTCCTCCTCGTGTCGTGGACGTCGCGATACCTGGGCGTCATCCCGTGGGCGGCACTCGCGTCGCTGGAGGCAGTCATCACCGCCGTCGCAGTGATCCCGATCGCGCTGGCCTACAGGTGGCTTCCCCGCGCCTTTCCCGGGCCAGTGGGGCGCCTCGTGGGCCTTCCCGCGGCCATCGGAGCACTGTGGGTGGGTCGCGAGCTCCTGTTGGGCTCCTGGCCGTATACCGGCTTTCCATGGGCGCGGCTCGGGATGACACAGTCGGAGAGCCCACTGGCGACCCTGTCCTCATGGGTCGGCGTCAGCGGTCTGAGCTTCCTGATCGTGTTCGCAGTGGCGATGCTGGTGGAATCCGTGCGCATGCGTCTGTGGCGTTGCCCCGTCGCACTCCTCGTGCCGGCCGCTCTCGTGCTGGTGATGATCATCACCCCTGCGTTCCCGACGACCGCAGTCGGCACGATGCGAATCGGAGCGGTGCAGGGCAACGGGCCCACCGGGTACTTCGATGAACGCGAGCCGTACTCGGTGATCCAGGCGCAGACAGCGGCCACCGAACCGCTGTTCGGCGAGGAGATGGACCTGCTGGTGTGGCCGGAGGGCGGACTGGACTACGACCCGTTCCAGGATCCTGGGTTGGCACGTCGGATGACGCTGATCGCCAACCGCGTCGAGGCGCCGCTGCTGGCGAACGCGGCGACCGGCCGGGGGGACGAGAACTTCAACACGTCGATGCTCTGGACCCAGGACGGCACCGCCGAGCAGACGCATGACAAGCGCTTCCCCGTGCCGTTCGGCGAGTACGTGCCCGACCGGGACTTCTACTACGCGATCGTGCCCGATCTCATCGGCCTGATCGGTCGCGAATACACGCATGGCACCAACCCGCCGCTCGTCGATGTCGACGGCACACCGGTGGGGCTGGCGATCTGCTTCGATGTGATCTACGACGAAGTCATCCGCGAAGGCATCCAAGGCGGGGCCCAGGTGCTGGTGTTCCAGACGAACAATGCGGACTTCCGCGGCACTGACGAGAACCTCCAGCAACTCGCCTTCGCACGTATGCGCGCCATCGAGACCGGTCGCAGTGTCGTGAACATCTCCACGGTCGGACGCAGCCAGATGATCAGCCCAAGCGGGACGACCACGGCGTCCCTGGACGCAGATGAGGCCGGCGCGCTGCTCGAGGATGTCGAGCTTCGCACCGGCCTCACAGCTGGTGTCGTCCTCGGCCCCTGGGTGCAGCAGTTGCTGCTGTGGGGCGGACTGGGTGCGCTCCTGTTCGGGTGGTGGCGCGCGCGTCGTCGGCTCTAG
- a CDS encoding glycerophosphodiester phosphodiesterase family protein produces MTHPYFLKARHPRVLAHRGLLPATGENAPVGASPSNAVWENTAAAFAAAHAAGAEYIETDCRVTADGDVVLFHDETLTRLLSDDRSVAQVRTGELAELLAPHGGLLTVGEMLEMFPETRFNIDVKTDAATTPLGALIAPHAHRVLLTSFSDARRRRAVDAVLAAGAEMRPATSAGRASMMKVRLLSALRLPCARALRDMDALQVPERYGPIRVVTRSLLRAAHRHGVEVHVWTVNDSEDMRRLIGQGVDAVVTDRAEVALRALS; encoded by the coding sequence GTGACGCACCCGTACTTCCTCAAGGCACGGCATCCCCGAGTCCTCGCCCACCGTGGTCTCCTGCCTGCAACGGGCGAGAACGCGCCGGTCGGCGCCTCGCCGTCGAACGCCGTGTGGGAGAACACCGCCGCCGCATTCGCCGCCGCGCACGCCGCCGGTGCGGAGTACATCGAGACCGACTGCCGGGTCACGGCCGACGGTGACGTCGTGCTGTTCCACGACGAGACGTTGACCCGATTGCTGTCGGATGACCGCTCCGTCGCACAGGTGCGAACTGGCGAACTCGCAGAGTTGCTCGCACCGCACGGCGGCCTGCTCACAGTCGGGGAGATGCTCGAGATGTTCCCGGAGACGCGCTTCAACATCGACGTGAAGACGGATGCCGCGACCACTCCCCTGGGTGCGCTGATCGCACCTCACGCCCATCGGGTTCTTCTGACGAGCTTTTCAGACGCCCGCCGCCGGCGTGCCGTCGATGCCGTCCTGGCCGCAGGCGCGGAGATGCGCCCTGCGACGTCGGCGGGCAGAGCGAGCATGATGAAGGTGAGGCTGCTCAGTGCGCTGCGCCTTCCCTGTGCGCGCGCGCTGCGCGACATGGATGCACTCCAGGTCCCCGAGCGATACGGCCCGATCCGCGTGGTCACGCGCTCGCTCCTTCGAGCGGCGCACCGCCACGGAGTCGAAGTGCACGTGTGGACGGTGAACGACTCCGAGGACATGCGCCGACTGATCGGTCAGGGCGTGGACGCGGTCGTCACGGACCGCGCCGAGGTGGCGCTGCGCGCCCTTTCCTGA